The Urbifossiella limnaea nucleotide sequence CCCCGAGGTCGGCCATGTCCCGGCGCGCGTTCACGCTCATCGAGCTGCTCGTCGTCATCGCCATCGTCGCGGTGTTGATCGGCCTGTTGCTCCCCGCCGTGCAGAAGGTGCGCGAGGCGGCGGCGCGGCTGAAGTGTCAGAACAACCTGAAGCAGATCGGCCTCGGCCTGCACGGCTACGAGTCGGCGCACGGCCGCTTCCCGCCCGGCTACCGCGACACCCGGCCCGACAGCGCACCGGGGCCGGGCTGGGGCTGGGCCGTGTTCCTCCTGCCGTTCGTCGAGCAGCCCGCGCTGCACGCCCGCCTCGACCCGCACAACACGCTCCCCGGCGGCGGCTCCGACACGCCCGCGCCGACGCCGGACACGCTAACGGCGCTACCGGTCTACCGCTGCCCGTCGGACCCGGGGCCGGCGACGAACGCGAACTACGACGGCCACGCCACCGCGAACTACCGCGGCGTCGGCTGGGGCCGGCCGAAGACGGCGCCGGGCCCGAAGGGGCTCATGATCACCGACCTGGCCGACCCCACCGGCGTGCTGTTCCGCAACAGCAAGGTGCGCGTCGCCGACGTGGCCGACGGCCTTTCCGGCACGCTGTTCGTCACCGAGGTGTGTTTGACCGAGCCGCGCTGGGGCGGCGTGTGGGCCGGGGCGACGCGGAAGGACGGCTACGGCCTGTGGATCAGCGGCGCGTTCTGGGCCGTGGACGAGGGGCCGTTCCGGCTGAACGGGCCGGACAAGTGGGCGGCGTGTAGCCCGCACCCCGGCGGCGTCGGCGTGCTGCTCGGCGACGGCTCGGCCCGCTTCGTCCGCGACACGGTCGAGCCGCGCGTGCCGGCGGACCTGGCGACGCGGGCGGGGGGCGAGGTGGCGGCGGTGGAGTGAGTCAGCCCCGCCGCAGGTCCGCGAACGCGGCCGCCATCGCGTCGCGCATCATGCTGCTATCGTTCGAGTACACCACCAGCCGCGCCCCCTGGCGGATCGTCCGCAGCATCTGGTCCGTCCGCCCGAACCAGCACCCGGCCGCGACGTGCCGGCGGTCGGCGGTGTCGATCACCTTCTTCAGCAGCGCCACCAGCTCCGGGTGGTCGTACTGGTTGGGGATGCCCATCGCCGTGGTCAGGTCGTTCGGCCCCACGAACACGGCGTGCACGCCGGGGATGGAGCAGATCGCGTCCAGGTTCTCGATTCCGGCCGGCGACTCGATCATCGGGATGAACACCGTGTCGGCGCAGCGCACGGTCGTGACGTACTGCTTCGTCGCCTCGCTCGGCCACTCGTCGCGGTCGAGGACGCGCTTCAGCGCGCGGCCCTTCAGCGGCCGGTACACGGCCGCGGCCGCGAGCGCCTTCGCGTGCGCCACTTCCTCAACATAAGGCACCACGACGCCGTCGAACGAGTCGCACACCTTCGACACGTCGTCCGGGTCGCGGCTGTGGGTGCGGGCGAGGCAGGCGATGCCCTTCGAGTTCAGGGCGTACTTCACCGGCAGGAAGTCGGCAACGTCGAGGGCGTTGTGCTCAGCGGTAACGACGACGAAGTCGAGCGCCCCCGGCGGGAGGAAGTCCACGACGGCCGGGCAGACGGCGTGCTGGAAGAAGGTGCCGAACACCCGCTCGCCGCGGGTGAGTTTGTCCTTCAGCGCCTTGCCGCTCATCGGGGGCTCCTGTGTTTCCGCCGCTTGCGGCGTAGCGGCGTCCACGTCGCTACGCCGCAAGCGGCGGAAGAATCACGTCAGCAGCGTCAGCGGGTTGGCCCGGCTCCGCAGTGGCAGTTCGGCGGGGCGGCCGAGCCGGTGCGACTCGAACGCCGCCGCAATCATCTCGATGATCGCCGCCGCGTCGCGGCAGCCGCACTTCGTGTCGCGGTCCTTCTCGATCGCGTCGAGCAGGTCGGTTATCGCCGCGACGTGGCCGCCCTCGTAGTTACCGTCGGTACGCGGTTCCGGCCGGCCGATCCCCGCCGAGGTGATGACCTCCCACGTCTTCTTGCTGCGGCCCGGCGACCAGCTGCTGTCGCGCAGCAGGTCCGCCTTCACGCCGTAGCCGCTCTCCAACTCGATGACGCCCTTCGAGCCGAACACCTGCACCGCGAACCGCGTCGGCTGACCGGCCATGCCCTTGCGGCTGGCGAAGTAGCCGGTGACGCCGCGCGGGAAGCTGTACTGCGCCTGCACGTGATCGCCGGCCAGCGGGCCGATCCCCTCGGCGCCGTCGCGGACGTGCCGCTTCGCCACCGGCTCGCCGCCCTGCGTCACGGTGGCGTAGCAGCTGGCGGCGTTCCCGCCGGCGATACTGCGCATCAGGCCGAAGACGTGCGACCCGAGCACCCACAGGTCTTCGCCGCCGCCGCGGGCGTCCTCCTTGCCGCGGCCGCGGATCTCCAGCAGGTCGCCGATGGCGCCGTCGGCGACGGCGGCCTTCACGGCGGCGAGCACGGGCGAGTACTGGCTGATGTGGGCGATGCCGAGCTTGAGGTGGCGCATCTCGAACGCCCGGACGACGGCGTCGGCCTCGGCGGGCGTGCGGCAGAACGGCTTCTCCATGTAGACGTGGCACCCGGCCTCGGCCGCGGCGAGGAGCATGTCGTGGTGCTGGTCGATGTGGCGCGGGCAGATCGCCACGATGTCGAGCTTCTCCTTCGCCAGCATGTCGCGGTACGCGGCGTAGGCGTTGCGGGCGCCGGTGCGCTGCTGCGCCTGCCGGCGGCCGGCCTCGACGGGGTCGGCGACGGCGACGATCTCGACGTTCGGGGCGCGGCGGCAGGCGACGTCGACGGCGTGGCCGTAGTCGCCGCGGCCGGTGTGGCCGATGACGCCGACGCGAAACGTGCGGGGCACGGGAGAGCCTCCGGCGGGGGGAGCCCTGACTGTGCCGCGCGCGGGGCGGCGGGGCAAGGAAAAAGCGCGGCGGCTGCGGTACGATACGCCCTGCGGAATCCGCGGAGGGTTTCCGCCCGCCGGCCGTCTTACTGTCGGACCTCCGGAGGCCG carries:
- a CDS encoding DUF1559 domain-containing protein, translated to MSRRAFTLIELLVVIAIVAVLIGLLLPAVQKVREAAARLKCQNNLKQIGLGLHGYESAHGRFPPGYRDTRPDSAPGPGWGWAVFLLPFVEQPALHARLDPHNTLPGGGSDTPAPTPDTLTALPVYRCPSDPGPATNANYDGHATANYRGVGWGRPKTAPGPKGLMITDLADPTGVLFRNSKVRVADVADGLSGTLFVTEVCLTEPRWGGVWAGATRKDGYGLWISGAFWAVDEGPFRLNGPDKWAACSPHPGGVGVLLGDGSARFVRDTVEPRVPADLATRAGGEVAAVE
- a CDS encoding HpcH/HpaI aldolase family protein, coding for MSGKALKDKLTRGERVFGTFFQHAVCPAVVDFLPPGALDFVVVTAEHNALDVADFLPVKYALNSKGIACLARTHSRDPDDVSKVCDSFDGVVVPYVEEVAHAKALAAAAVYRPLKGRALKRVLDRDEWPSEATKQYVTTVRCADTVFIPMIESPAGIENLDAICSIPGVHAVFVGPNDLTTAMGIPNQYDHPELVALLKKVIDTADRRHVAAGCWFGRTDQMLRTIRQGARLVVYSNDSSMMRDAMAAAFADLRRG
- a CDS encoding Gfo/Idh/MocA family protein, producing the protein MPRTFRVGVIGHTGRGDYGHAVDVACRRAPNVEIVAVADPVEAGRRQAQQRTGARNAYAAYRDMLAKEKLDIVAICPRHIDQHHDMLLAAAEAGCHVYMEKPFCRTPAEADAVVRAFEMRHLKLGIAHISQYSPVLAAVKAAVADGAIGDLLEIRGRGKEDARGGGEDLWVLGSHVFGLMRSIAGGNAASCYATVTQGGEPVAKRHVRDGAEGIGPLAGDHVQAQYSFPRGVTGYFASRKGMAGQPTRFAVQVFGSKGVIELESGYGVKADLLRDSSWSPGRSKKTWEVITSAGIGRPEPRTDGNYEGGHVAAITDLLDAIEKDRDTKCGCRDAAAIIEMIAAAFESHRLGRPAELPLRSRANPLTLLT